The Corynebacterium confusum genome has a window encoding:
- the cysK gene encoding cysteine synthase A, whose product MTKIYDNILETIGGTPLVRVNRLTEGLKADVLVKVESFNPANSVKDRIGQAIVDAAEASGELKPGGTIVEATSGNTGIALALVGAARGYKVILTMPETMSNERRVLLRAYGAEIVLTPGAAGMQGAVDKANEIIEQDEGAILARQFANEANPTVHYNTTGPEIWNDTDGNVDILVAGVGTGGTITGAGRFLKEKNPDLKAVAVEPAASPLLSEGKAGPHKIQGLGANFIPEVLDRKLVDEVITISNEDAVETSRKLAVADGILGGISTGANLKAALELAQRPENEGKTIVTVVCDFGERYVSTILYEDIREN is encoded by the coding sequence ATGACAAAGATCTACGACAACATTCTCGAGACCATCGGCGGCACCCCGCTGGTTCGCGTCAACCGTCTGACCGAGGGCCTCAAGGCCGACGTCCTCGTTAAGGTTGAGTCCTTCAACCCGGCTAACTCGGTCAAGGACCGTATCGGCCAGGCCATCGTTGACGCCGCCGAGGCCTCCGGCGAGCTGAAGCCGGGCGGCACCATCGTGGAAGCCACCTCCGGTAACACCGGCATCGCCTTAGCCCTGGTCGGCGCGGCTCGCGGCTACAAGGTCATCCTGACCATGCCGGAGACCATGTCCAACGAGCGCCGCGTCCTGCTGCGCGCCTACGGTGCCGAGATCGTCCTGACCCCGGGCGCCGCCGGCATGCAGGGTGCAGTCGACAAGGCCAACGAGATCATCGAGCAGGACGAAGGCGCCATCCTGGCCCGCCAGTTCGCTAACGAGGCTAACCCGACCGTCCACTACAACACCACCGGCCCGGAGATCTGGAACGACACCGACGGCAACGTCGACATCCTGGTCGCGGGCGTCGGCACCGGCGGTACCATCACCGGTGCGGGTCGCTTCCTGAAGGAGAAGAACCCGGATCTGAAGGCCGTGGCCGTCGAGCCGGCCGCTTCCCCGCTGCTGTCCGAGGGCAAGGCCGGCCCGCACAAGATTCAGGGCCTGGGCGCTAACTTCATCCCGGAGGTCCTGGACCGCAAGCTGGTCGACGAGGTCATCACCATCAGCAACGAGGACGCTGTGGAAACCTCCCGCAAGCTGGCCGTCGCCGACGGCATCCTGGGCGGCATCTCCACCGGCGCTAACCTGAAGGCAGCCCTGGAGCTGGCCCAGCGCCCAGAGAACGAAGGCAAGACCATCGTGACCGTCGTCTGCGACTTCGGTGAGCGCTACGTCTCCACCATCCTCTACGAGGATATCCGCGAAAATTAA
- a CDS encoding fluoride efflux transporter family protein: MREALIVGAGAALGAVARVGLMALFAQAWWPLLAINVVGSALMGYFRPGPFWSTGVLGGFTSFATFALLSSELSPGAAAAYVAATLLGCVGAYLAGAHFGGERR, translated from the coding sequence ATGCGCGAAGCTCTGATTGTCGGCGCCGGGGCTGCCCTCGGCGCCGTTGCCCGGGTCGGACTCATGGCGCTGTTTGCCCAGGCGTGGTGGCCTCTTCTAGCCATCAACGTCGTCGGCTCAGCGCTCATGGGATATTTCCGGCCCGGGCCTTTCTGGTCGACCGGCGTGCTCGGGGGGTTTACCAGCTTCGCGACCTTTGCCTTGCTGAGCTCCGAGCTCAGCCCCGGCGCCGCGGCCGCCTACGTGGCGGCCACGCTGCTGGGCTGCGTCGGCGCGTACCTAGCCGGCGCGCACTTCGGGGGTGAGAGGCGATGA
- the murA gene encoding UDP-N-acetylglucosamine 1-carboxyvinyltransferase: protein MKDQFIVTGGARLQGSVRVDGAKNSVLKLMAAALLAEGRTTLTNCPEILDVPLMKKVLEGLGCEVAIDGSVVTIDTPDQPRSDADFDAVRQFRASVCVLGPLTSRCGRAKVALPGGDAIGSRPLDMHQSGLEKMGAKTRIEHGAVVAEAERLHGAKIKLDFPSVGATENILTAAVLAEGTTVLDNAAREPEIVDLCDMLNSMGARISGAGTSTVTIEGVDKLQPTEHEVVGDRIVAGTWAYAAAMTRGDLTVGGIAPKHLHLPLEKLKSAGADVETYETGFRVRMDGRPKAVNFNTLPFPGFPTDLQPMAIGLSAVAEGTTMITENVFESRFRFVDEMLRLGADAQVDGHHVIVRGQERLSSTHVWSSDIRAGAGLVLAGLCADEVSVVHDVFHIDRGYPNFVENLNRLGAQVERTQEEERY, encoded by the coding sequence GTGAAGGACCAATTTATTGTCACCGGTGGCGCCCGCCTGCAGGGTTCTGTGCGGGTCGACGGCGCTAAAAATAGTGTGTTGAAACTGATGGCGGCCGCCCTGCTAGCGGAGGGTCGCACGACGTTGACTAACTGTCCGGAGATCCTCGACGTACCCCTCATGAAGAAAGTTCTTGAGGGGCTGGGCTGCGAGGTTGCTATCGACGGCTCGGTAGTCACCATCGACACCCCAGACCAGCCGCGCTCGGACGCGGACTTCGATGCCGTCCGGCAGTTCCGCGCTTCCGTTTGTGTTCTGGGCCCGCTGACCTCGCGCTGTGGTCGGGCGAAGGTGGCCCTCCCCGGCGGCGACGCCATCGGTTCCCGCCCGCTGGATATGCACCAGTCGGGCCTCGAGAAGATGGGGGCCAAGACCCGGATTGAGCACGGCGCCGTCGTGGCCGAGGCGGAGCGCCTCCACGGCGCGAAGATCAAGCTCGATTTCCCCTCGGTTGGTGCCACCGAGAACATCCTGACCGCGGCGGTGCTGGCGGAGGGAACCACCGTTTTGGACAATGCCGCGCGTGAGCCGGAGATCGTCGACCTGTGCGACATGCTCAACTCCATGGGCGCGCGCATCAGCGGGGCGGGAACTTCGACCGTCACCATTGAGGGTGTGGACAAGTTGCAGCCCACCGAGCACGAGGTGGTGGGCGACCGTATTGTCGCCGGTACCTGGGCTTATGCCGCTGCCATGACCCGCGGGGATCTGACCGTAGGCGGGATCGCGCCGAAGCACCTGCACCTGCCGCTGGAAAAGCTCAAGTCCGCCGGCGCCGACGTGGAGACCTATGAGACGGGCTTTAGGGTCCGTATGGACGGGCGCCCGAAGGCGGTCAACTTCAATACCCTGCCGTTCCCGGGCTTTCCGACCGACCTGCAGCCGATGGCCATTGGCCTGTCCGCGGTGGCCGAGGGCACGACGATGATCACTGAGAACGTCTTTGAATCCCGCTTCCGTTTTGTCGACGAGATGCTCCGCCTCGGGGCGGACGCACAAGTCGACGGTCACCACGTCATCGTTCGGGGGCAGGAGCGGTTGTCTTCGACCCACGTTTGGAGTTCCGATATTCGCGCCGGCGCCGGCCTGGTTCTCGCGGGCCTGTGTGCGGACGAGGTCTCCGTGGTCCACGACGTCTTCCATATCGACCGCGGCTACCCGAACTTCGTCGAGAACCTGAACCGACTGGGCGCTCAGGTTGAGCGGACCCAGGAAGAGGAGCGGTACTAA
- a CDS encoding metal-sensitive transcriptional regulator, with amino-acid sequence MPENQEACSCHAPHKHGYNANAESKKKYLARLRKIEGQTRGIHRMIDEDQYCIDIITQISAVTSALENVSLALLEDHIAHCVAGARNADGSIAQDKLDEAMRAIKKMVKS; translated from the coding sequence ATGCCCGAAAATCAGGAAGCCTGCTCGTGCCACGCACCGCATAAACACGGCTACAACGCGAACGCCGAGTCGAAAAAGAAATACCTCGCCAGGCTGCGCAAGATCGAGGGACAAACCCGCGGCATCCACCGCATGATCGACGAGGATCAGTACTGCATCGACATCATCACGCAGATCTCAGCGGTGACCTCCGCCCTGGAAAACGTCTCCCTCGCCCTCCTCGAGGACCACATCGCCCACTGCGTGGCCGGGGCCCGCAACGCGGACGGGAGCATCGCCCAGGACAAGCTAGATGAGGCCATGCGCGCCATCAAGAAGATGGTCAAGAGCTAG
- the epsC gene encoding serine O-acetyltransferase EpsC, whose protein sequence is MNFLSRIREDLANARDHDPAARGDVENAIVYSGLHAIWAHRVSHWLWKRGLKSPARVLAQINRFFTGIEIHPGATIGRRFFIDHGMGIVIGETAEIGDGVMLYHGVTLGGQVLTQTKRHPTIEDNVVIGAGAKVLGPITIGHGSAVGANAVVTKDVPPEHSAIGIPAKNRPRRHEERIKLVDPDYFI, encoded by the coding sequence ATGAACTTCCTCAGCCGAATCCGCGAAGACCTAGCTAACGCCCGCGACCACGATCCCGCCGCCCGCGGTGACGTCGAAAACGCCATCGTCTATTCGGGGCTGCACGCCATTTGGGCCCACCGTGTCTCCCACTGGCTCTGGAAGCGCGGCCTCAAGAGCCCGGCCCGCGTCCTAGCGCAGATCAACCGCTTCTTTACCGGCATTGAGATCCACCCCGGCGCCACCATCGGCCGCCGCTTCTTCATCGACCACGGAATGGGCATCGTCATCGGTGAAACCGCCGAGATCGGCGACGGCGTGATGCTCTACCACGGGGTTACCTTGGGCGGCCAGGTGCTCACCCAGACCAAGCGCCACCCCACCATCGAGGACAACGTCGTCATCGGCGCGGGCGCCAAGGTGCTGGGCCCCATCACTATCGGCCACGGCTCCGCCGTCGGCGCCAACGCCGTGGTCACCAAGGACGTGCCCCCGGAGCACAGCGCCATTGGCATCCCGGCTAAGAACCGGCCGCGTCGCCACGAAGAGCGCATTAAGCTCGTCGACCCCGACTACTTCATCTAG
- the ramA gene encoding acetate metabolism transcriptional regulator RamA, translating into MEAHRIKDDDEAVRAALSSLKTATGIPVTMYGTLLPDNRLQITQWVGLRTPALQNLTIDAGVGVGGRVVKSRRAVGVSDYLRAKTISHENDRLIQDEGLHSIVAVPVIVQREIRGVLYVGVHSPVRLGDKVIEEVTMTARCLEQDLAVNSVLRRTDGGKGGAGRSGHVMNGAEWEQVRSTHSKLRMLANRVAEDDIRKELETLCDQMVSPVRVKQSTKLSARELDVLSCVALGHTNVEAAEEMGIGAETVKSYLRSVMRKLGAHTRYEAVNAARRIGALP; encoded by the coding sequence TTGGAAGCGCACCGAATTAAAGATGACGACGAGGCCGTACGGGCCGCATTGTCTTCCTTGAAGACCGCCACTGGTATCCCGGTGACGATGTACGGCACCTTGCTGCCGGATAATCGCCTGCAGATCACACAGTGGGTCGGCCTGCGCACCCCCGCCCTGCAGAACCTGACTATCGATGCCGGCGTCGGCGTCGGTGGCCGTGTCGTCAAGAGCCGCCGCGCGGTAGGCGTGTCGGATTACCTGCGCGCCAAGACCATCTCCCACGAAAACGACCGGCTCATCCAAGACGAGGGGCTGCACTCCATCGTGGCCGTGCCGGTCATCGTCCAGCGCGAAATCCGCGGCGTCCTCTACGTCGGCGTGCACTCGCCGGTCCGCCTAGGTGACAAGGTCATCGAGGAAGTCACCATGACCGCCCGCTGCCTCGAGCAGGATCTGGCCGTGAACTCGGTCCTGCGCCGCACCGACGGCGGCAAGGGCGGTGCCGGCCGCAGCGGGCACGTCATGAACGGTGCGGAATGGGAGCAGGTCCGGTCCACCCACTCGAAGCTGCGCATGCTGGCCAACCGCGTGGCCGAGGACGATATCCGCAAGGAGCTCGAGACCCTGTGCGATCAGATGGTCTCGCCGGTCCGCGTCAAGCAGTCAACCAAGCTTTCTGCCCGCGAGCTCGACGTGCTCTCGTGCGTGGCGCTGGGGCACACGAACGTCGAAGCCGCGGAAGAAATGGGAATCGGCGCCGAAACGGTGAAGTCCTATCTGCGCTCTGTGATGCGTAAACTTGGCGCGCACACCCGTTACGAGGCGGTCAATGCCGCCCGCCGGATCGGCGCACTGCCCTAA
- a CDS encoding GNAT family N-acetyltransferase, with the protein MGSPVRSWLWPPARSVSAKENGPFWHTGAMENYSVVKQTDRSQFVITVDGHEAGYAHYIDDADVREFDHTVVQPDFQGQGLSKPLIQAALDDAREAGKRVRPTCSAVARFIDKNPAYKELQAGS; encoded by the coding sequence GTGGGGTCGCCAGTTCGATCCTGGCTCTGGCCACCAGCAAGGTCCGTTTCCGCTAAAGAGAACGGGCCTTTTTGGCATACTGGGGCCATGGAAAACTATTCCGTTGTCAAGCAGACCGATCGTTCTCAGTTCGTCATCACCGTGGACGGCCACGAGGCCGGTTACGCGCACTACATCGATGACGCGGACGTCCGCGAGTTCGACCACACAGTCGTCCAACCGGACTTTCAGGGTCAGGGCCTGTCTAAGCCCCTGATTCAAGCCGCGCTAGATGATGCGCGGGAGGCCGGCAAGCGCGTGCGCCCGACCTGCTCCGCCGTGGCGCGCTTTATCGACAAAAATCCCGCCTACAAGGAGCTGCAGGCGGGTTCCTAA
- a CDS encoding ABC transporter permease — MGKNKTMRRVSLRNILAHKLRLGLTVLAVVLGTAFIAGSFMFTNSLSSTFDSAVSNSFTGVDAAVSQKEGGPLLNAEMRQQLADDPQVRGVNMQSSQTVVVADSDSEAYQTQGGTSALVPYYAPEDTVGQPAELVEGNAPQGTNEVVVNSGAAEEFGIGIGDEVVVVHPDKQDRMTISGIVEPAIEQGSGLTLSMEAGGFNELYGDSQQLRVSAAEGVSADQLVDHLNATYEVEAESGQKLADELSETISGALKFVNYFLIAFGLIALLVGTFIIANTFSMIVAQRTKEFALLRALGASRGQITGSVVMESLIVGLIGSALGVVAGIGLVAIIKAVMNGQGMPLDDSLGLSVSAFLVPLVLGTIVTVFSAWMPAQRAGAVEPVEAMRTTESAAGSSLKVRTIIGGLVLVLGAGLAAAGALIDVETTPRAILVGVGALFVIVGFFLAGPALSLPIVPVLGKVFGAPFGAIGRLAATNSRRNPRRTAATAFALTLGIALVTAIGMLGATMKTSISNVLDDKISADYILAGPQSGSFPTPNDTADKAREADGVGEVLSLSMAPVAIDGNASMDYGPRFQQSMVMDTNPENLFQLDVAEGNVDFEAEPGFIATTDYAAEHGWTVGQTYPMTKAGGLGEAVDAKLIGTFEPNQMIQGFAVNQSLAEELVPRESLTTQMVGVNAAEGTDLEQLRSNLEEAVKDLVVVQVATGEEYASESAGAIDQMLSILYALLALAVVIAVLGIVNTLTLGVIERRQEIGMLRAVGTQRGQIRTMITLEAVQIAIFGAVMGILIGLGLGWSFIQVMSDQGLDEATVPWGQLAIMLVGSGVVGVVAALWPAGRAAKTPPLEAISS; from the coding sequence ATGGGTAAGAACAAAACCATGCGCAGGGTTTCCCTGCGCAATATTCTGGCCCACAAACTGCGCCTGGGCCTAACGGTGCTGGCCGTGGTGCTGGGCACCGCGTTCATCGCGGGTTCGTTCATGTTCACCAACTCGCTGTCGTCGACCTTCGACTCCGCGGTGTCGAACTCCTTTACCGGCGTGGACGCGGCTGTCTCCCAGAAGGAGGGTGGCCCGCTACTGAACGCGGAGATGCGGCAGCAGCTGGCCGACGACCCCCAGGTCCGCGGCGTCAACATGCAGTCGAGCCAGACGGTTGTCGTGGCCGATTCCGATTCCGAGGCCTACCAGACCCAGGGCGGTACCTCTGCGCTGGTGCCGTATTACGCGCCCGAGGACACGGTGGGCCAGCCGGCGGAGCTCGTCGAGGGCAACGCCCCGCAGGGCACCAATGAGGTCGTCGTCAACTCCGGGGCCGCCGAGGAATTCGGTATCGGGATTGGCGACGAGGTCGTCGTGGTGCACCCAGACAAGCAGGACCGGATGACTATTTCCGGCATCGTCGAGCCGGCCATCGAGCAAGGCTCCGGGCTGACGCTGTCGATGGAGGCCGGCGGCTTCAACGAGCTCTATGGCGACTCCCAGCAGCTGCGCGTTTCCGCGGCTGAAGGGGTCAGCGCCGATCAATTGGTCGACCACCTCAACGCGACCTACGAGGTCGAGGCGGAATCCGGCCAGAAGCTGGCCGATGAGCTTTCGGAGACCATCTCCGGGGCCTTGAAGTTCGTCAACTACTTCCTCATCGCCTTCGGGCTCATCGCGCTGCTGGTGGGCACCTTCATCATCGCGAACACTTTCTCTATGATCGTCGCGCAGCGGACAAAGGAATTCGCGCTCCTGCGCGCCCTGGGCGCCTCCCGCGGCCAGATCACCGGTTCGGTGGTCATGGAATCCCTCATCGTGGGGCTTATCGGCTCCGCCCTGGGCGTCGTCGCGGGCATTGGCCTGGTCGCCATTATCAAGGCCGTCATGAACGGCCAGGGCATGCCATTGGACGACTCGCTGGGCCTGTCCGTGTCCGCCTTCCTGGTCCCGCTGGTGCTGGGCACTATCGTTACGGTGTTCTCCGCCTGGATGCCGGCACAGCGGGCGGGCGCGGTGGAACCGGTCGAGGCGATGCGCACCACCGAATCCGCCGCCGGATCCTCGCTTAAGGTGCGCACCATCATCGGCGGCCTCGTGCTGGTGCTCGGAGCGGGCCTGGCGGCCGCGGGCGCGCTTATCGATGTCGAGACCACCCCGCGCGCCATCCTCGTCGGCGTGGGCGCCCTCTTCGTCATCGTCGGCTTCTTCCTCGCCGGCCCGGCGCTGTCGCTGCCCATCGTGCCGGTGCTAGGCAAGGTATTCGGCGCCCCCTTCGGTGCCATCGGGCGCCTGGCCGCGACCAACTCCCGGCGCAACCCGCGCCGCACGGCCGCGACCGCCTTCGCGCTGACCCTCGGCATCGCCCTGGTGACCGCGATCGGCATGCTGGGCGCGACGATGAAGACGTCCATCTCCAACGTGCTGGATGACAAGATCTCGGCCGACTACATCTTGGCCGGCCCGCAGTCGGGCTCCTTCCCGACGCCGAACGACACCGCCGACAAGGCCCGCGAGGCCGACGGGGTCGGCGAAGTGCTCTCGCTGTCCATGGCGCCGGTGGCCATCGATGGCAATGCCAGCATGGACTACGGCCCCCGCTTCCAGCAGTCCATGGTCATGGACACCAATCCGGAAAACCTCTTCCAGCTGGACGTGGCGGAAGGCAACGTGGACTTCGAGGCGGAGCCGGGCTTCATCGCCACCACCGACTACGCCGCCGAGCACGGCTGGACGGTGGGGCAGACCTACCCAATGACTAAGGCCGGCGGCCTCGGCGAAGCGGTCGACGCCAAGCTCATCGGCACCTTCGAGCCGAACCAGATGATTCAGGGCTTCGCGGTCAACCAGTCCCTGGCCGAGGAGCTCGTGCCGCGCGAATCGCTGACCACCCAGATGGTGGGCGTCAACGCCGCCGAGGGCACCGACCTGGAGCAGCTGCGCAGCAACCTGGAGGAAGCCGTCAAGGATCTCGTGGTCGTCCAGGTCGCCACCGGCGAGGAATACGCCAGCGAATCCGCGGGCGCCATCGACCAGATGCTCTCCATCCTCTACGCCCTGCTGGCGCTGGCCGTGGTCATCGCCGTGCTGGGCATCGTCAACACCCTGACACTGGGGGTTATCGAGCGTCGCCAGGAGATCGGCATGTTGCGCGCCGTGGGAACCCAGCGCGGCCAGATCCGGACCATGATCACCCTGGAGGCCGTCCAGATCGCCATCTTCGGCGCGGTCATGGGCATCCTCATCGGCCTGGGGCTGGGCTGGTCCTTCATTCAGGTCATGTCCGACCAGGGCCTCGACGAGGCCACCGTTCCGTGGGGCCAGCTGGCCATCATGCTGGTCGGTTCCGGCGTAGTCGGCGTTGTCGCTGCCCTCTGGCCGGCCGGCCGGGCGGCCAAGACCCCGCCGCTGGAGGCCATCTCCTCCTAA
- a CDS encoding ABC transporter ATP-binding protein, translated as MTDFAASPVGASTPAVAARAIELFKQYGQGETSVTALDHVTIDFRRQEFTAIMGPSGSGKSTLMHTMAGLDSATSGAALIGDTDLSQLSDKEITALRRDRLGFIFQSFNLVPTLTAAENITLPVDIAGKKVDKAWFDEITSRLGLAQRLEHRPAELSGGQQQRVACARALVSRPEIIFGDEPTGNLDSNSSAEVLDILRTSVDQDGQTVVIVTHDAKAASYADRVVFLADGRLVHSLEDPSMEAIHQIMAEIES; from the coding sequence ATGACTGATTTTGCCGCTTCCCCCGTCGGCGCCTCGACCCCGGCGGTTGCAGCCCGGGCCATCGAGCTGTTTAAGCAATACGGCCAGGGGGAGACCTCTGTTACCGCACTAGACCACGTAACCATCGACTTCCGCCGCCAGGAGTTCACCGCGATTATGGGGCCGTCGGGCTCCGGCAAGTCCACCCTGATGCACACCATGGCCGGCTTGGACTCCGCCACCAGCGGCGCTGCCCTGATTGGTGATACGGACCTGTCCCAGCTCAGCGACAAGGAGATCACGGCTCTGCGCCGCGATCGGCTGGGCTTTATCTTCCAGTCCTTTAACCTGGTGCCGACGCTGACCGCGGCGGAAAATATCACCCTGCCGGTGGATATCGCCGGCAAGAAGGTGGACAAGGCCTGGTTCGACGAGATCACCAGCCGGCTGGGCCTTGCGCAGCGCCTCGAGCACCGCCCAGCGGAGCTGTCTGGCGGCCAGCAGCAGCGCGTGGCTTGCGCTCGCGCGCTGGTCTCCCGCCCGGAGATCATCTTTGGTGACGAGCCGACCGGCAACCTGGACTCGAACTCTTCGGCCGAGGTCCTGGACATCCTACGCACCAGTGTCGACCAGGACGGGCAGACCGTCGTCATTGTTACGCACGACGCCAAGGCGGCATCGTACGCCGACCGGGTGGTCTTCCTTGCCGATGGCCGCCTGGTCCACTCGCTGGAGGATCCCTCCATGGAGGCCATCCACCAGATCATGGCGGAGATTGAGAGCTAA
- a CDS encoding alanine/glycine:cation symporter family protein — protein MDSLQNFLDSVGSVVWGPFFLIPLLLLTGLFLTIRMGGLQFRALGRSLRAVFSHDDSDDSTDGDITNYQALTTALAATVGVGNIVGVATALSIGGPGALFWIWVTGLVGMITKYTEAYLGVRFRVTDSRGEQIGGPQIYLKRGIRGPLGKFLGVAFAIFAVFASFGIGNLTQGNAIASNMESTFGIDPIASGAIMFVAIGAVLLGGIQAIGRITSAFVPLMIIIYVVGGIIVLITNAGALPEALATVFTDAFTGTSAAGGFTGAGIIMVIQFGVARGIFSNESGMGSAAIAAAAAKTPHPARQAFVSMTQTFIDTLVVVSITGLVIVVTGTWKEGRENAATMTADAFSVGLPGHWGGTIVSLSIIFFAFSTIVAWSYYGERALASLVGTIATLPYRMFFTVIVFVGAVTELDLVWSFSDLANGLMAVPNLVGLLILSGLVARETKAYLKFDPGLNRPITEVREFTESQGMNWK, from the coding sequence ATGGACTCGTTACAGAATTTCCTCGACTCGGTGGGTTCCGTCGTCTGGGGCCCGTTCTTCCTCATTCCCCTCCTGCTCCTAACCGGCCTCTTTTTGACCATCCGCATGGGTGGCCTGCAGTTTCGCGCCCTCGGGCGCTCCCTGCGCGCGGTGTTTAGCCACGACGACTCGGATGATTCCACCGACGGTGATATTACGAACTACCAGGCGCTGACCACCGCGCTGGCCGCCACCGTGGGTGTCGGCAACATCGTGGGTGTGGCCACGGCCCTGTCCATCGGTGGACCGGGCGCGCTGTTCTGGATCTGGGTCACCGGCCTGGTCGGCATGATCACCAAGTACACGGAGGCCTACCTCGGCGTCCGTTTCCGTGTCACTGACTCCCGCGGGGAGCAAATCGGCGGCCCGCAGATTTACCTGAAGCGCGGTATCCGCGGCCCCCTCGGCAAGTTCCTTGGCGTGGCCTTCGCTATCTTCGCGGTCTTCGCCTCCTTCGGCATCGGCAACCTGACGCAGGGCAACGCGATTGCTTCCAACATGGAATCCACCTTTGGCATCGACCCGATTGCCTCGGGCGCCATCATGTTCGTCGCTATCGGCGCGGTCCTGCTCGGCGGCATTCAGGCTATCGGCCGCATCACCTCCGCGTTCGTGCCGCTGATGATCATCATCTACGTGGTCGGCGGCATCATCGTGCTGATCACCAACGCCGGGGCCCTCCCGGAGGCCCTGGCGACGGTCTTTACCGACGCCTTCACCGGTACGTCCGCCGCCGGCGGCTTCACCGGCGCCGGCATCATCATGGTCATCCAGTTCGGTGTCGCCCGCGGTATCTTCTCCAACGAGTCCGGCATGGGTTCCGCCGCCATTGCCGCCGCGGCTGCCAAGACCCCGCACCCGGCCCGCCAGGCTTTCGTCTCCATGACCCAGACCTTCATCGACACCCTGGTGGTCGTTTCCATCACCGGCCTAGTCATCGTCGTCACCGGCACCTGGAAGGAAGGCCGTGAGAACGCCGCCACCATGACCGCCGACGCCTTCTCCGTCGGCCTGCCGGGCCACTGGGGCGGCACGATCGTCTCGCTGTCCATCATCTTCTTCGCGTTCTCGACCATCGTGGCGTGGTCCTACTACGGCGAGCGCGCCCTGGCCTCCCTGGTGGGCACCATCGCCACCCTGCCCTACCGCATGTTCTTCACCGTCATCGTCTTCGTCGGCGCCGTCACCGAGCTGGACCTGGTCTGGTCCTTCTCCGACCTGGCCAACGGCCTGATGGCAGTGCCCAACCTCGTCGGCCTGCTCATTCTCTCCGGGCTGGTCGCCCGCGAGACCAAGGCCTACCTCAAGTTCGATCCGGGGCTGAACCGCCCAATCACCGAGGTCCGCGAGTTCACGGAGTCCCAGGGGATGAACTGGAAGTAG
- a CDS encoding fluoride efflux transporter FluC, with protein MTALSLNTLLILAAVGLGAFLGGMLRYGLSRLLPSPAGTFAANMLGSLALGLTVGFFRLGGWEAGPWGSVAYMGLTGGFAGGLSTWSTFAREMGDMLKARHWGRALRYAAATLAIGIIAAWRGVIWAERIWFG; from the coding sequence ATGACGGCGCTGAGCCTTAACACCCTGCTTATCCTCGCCGCGGTGGGTCTGGGCGCCTTCCTAGGGGGCATGCTGCGCTACGGCCTGTCGCGCCTTTTGCCCAGCCCCGCCGGCACCTTCGCGGCGAATATGCTGGGCTCGCTCGCCCTGGGCCTCACGGTAGGGTTCTTCCGCTTGGGCGGCTGGGAGGCCGGCCCCTGGGGATCCGTGGCCTATATGGGCCTGACTGGTGGCTTCGCCGGCGGGCTGTCCACCTGGTCTACGTTTGCGCGCGAGATGGGAGACATGCTCAAGGCCCGCCACTGGGGGCGGGCCTTGCGGTATGCGGCAGCCACGCTGGCGATTGGCATCATCGCCGCGTGGCGCGGGGTCATCTGGGCCGAGCGAATCTGGTTCGGCTAG